The genomic segment GAGGATATAGGAGCATAACCATTATCCATATATAAGGCCTCTGCATAGGGAAGGAGAACAGCTCCCCCGGAATAACGGCGAGCATAAAGAGTACAGCCAATACGGCCATGAGCACAAAGAGTCGGAGCATACGGTGAAACTCCCCCCGGGAGGGGATCCGGCGCAGCTCTTTCCTGTCAAAACCCTTATTAAACATAAGCACAACAGCACCATAGACCATAGCCCCAAGCAGAAAGGGGATGGGTGAGACACCCTTGAAGAAAACAACATATACAAGGGGCATAGCCACATAAAGGATCAAAAGTTCCAGAATAATCAGAATTTTTCTCAAAAAAACCCCCGGCTAATAATATCAGACCCATATTACCAGATTCAGAGGCTAACATTACATGGAAATAATACCGGACACTACAAATATTTGTAAACCGATGCTCACATTTCTTGACACTCCGGCGGTAATTCAATAAAGTTTGAAAAATGGCAGATAAAAACTGCGTGGTGCGTCTGCGCAATATAACAAAATCATTCGATAAAAGTACAGTCCTCAGGGATTTCAGCCTTGATGTATACGAGGGTGAATTCCTTACCCTCATCGGCCCTTCCGGATGCGGAAAAACTACGATCCTGCGCATGATAGCGGGGTTCGAACCTGTAGATGAAGGGGATATATTCCTTAAGGATAAGAGGATAAACGATTTACCCCCTAATTCCCGGGAGGTAAATACCGTTTTCCAAAGCTACGCCCTCTTCCCTCACATGAGCGTATTCGATAACGTTGCCTTCGGCCTGCGTATGGACAAGGTTGATGAAGGGGAGATAGCCGAACGTGTGCGGGATGTCCTGGGTATGGTAAAGATGGCGGACTATGCAGAGAGGAAGCCGCACCAGCTCTCCGGCGGACAACAGCAGAGGGTTGCCATAGCAAGGGCGGCGGTGAACAACCCGAAGATACTTCTGCTGGATGAACCACTCAGCGCACTCGACTACAAACTCCGAAAGCAGATGCAATGGGAGCTGAAACAGCTCCAACGCAAGCTCGGGATAACCTTCATCTTCGTTACCCACGATCAGGAGGAGGCACTATCTATGTCCGATCGGATGGTGGTGATGAACGAGGGGATAATCGAGCAGATCGGTACGCCGAAGAAGGTATACGAACAGCCCACCAACCTTTTCACCGCAAGGTTTGTGGGGGAGATAAACGTCCTTGATACTGTCATCGGAGCAAAGCATGAGGACGGTTACCTCTGCACCATTGAGGGCTTCGACTCCTTCGTAAAGACATCGAAGGAGCTAGAGATGGGGGCGCAGATGAAGCTTCTTCTCCGCCCCGAGGATATGCGCATCGATGAGGAACCCCTCGATAAGGAATTCATACTGAAGGGCAAAATAGAAGCCACAACATATAAAGGAGCCACCCTCGATTCGGTTATAGCCCTCCCCAACGGCACAAAGCTTCTCGCCAGCGAGTTCTTTGATGAGGAATACGAAGAGTTTGAATACAGCCGTGGCGAGGAGGTCTCCATAACATGGGTTAGCGGATGGGAGGTTCTTCTCCCCGATGAAGGAAAAAACTGAGGATGAACGAGAGCAGTTTCTTCCGCAACACAGTTATAGCCGTTATCTCCATATGGCTTGTGGTGTTTGTTTTCCTCCCCAATGTAATGGTCATTGCCACCAGTTTCCTCACCAGAAGTGAGACGGATTTTGTACAGTTCACATTCAGCCTTGAGAGCTACTCGAGGATATTCACAAGCCTGTACTTTAAGATCTTCTCAAACTCCTTCAAGCTGGCGGCTGTATCAACGGCTGTATGCCTCATTGCCGGCTACCCCTTTGCATACTTTATGGCGAGATCCCCGAAGGAGTATCGCTCCACACTCCTCTTTCTTATTATCATCCCCTTCTGGACGAGCTCGCTCATACGTACATATGCGATAATGATAATCCTCAAAACGAACGGAATCATAAACACCCTCCTCGAAAAGATCGGTCTCATCGATGAACCGGTACAGTTCCTTTATACCCAGGGGGCTGTGGTCCTCGGTATGGCGTATTCCCTGCTACCTTTTATGATACTTCCTCTGTACGCCACCATTGAGAAGCTGGACAAGAGATATATAGAAGCGGCGGAGGACCTCGGCGCAAGCCGAATACAGACCTTTACAAAGATTATCCTCCCCCTCACAATGCCCGGCATTATCGCAGGGTGTATGCTGGTTTTCCTCCCAGCTATGGGGCTTTTCTACATACCTGATCTGCTTGGGGGAGCAAAGAATATACTGCTCGGCAACCTTATTAAGAATCAGTTTCTAACGGCAAGGGACTGGCCCTTCGGTTCTGCGGCAAGCGTTGTTATGACAGGGGTAATGGCCGTGCTCCTCCTTGCATACTATAAGAGCATGAAGAAGCTGAACAGGAGCCTGATGTGAGCCGGATACTGAAAAACGCCTACATGTTCAGTGTGTACGCCTTTTTATATATCCCCATCGTGATCCTCATCGTCTACTCCTTCAATCAGTCGAAGTATTCCCTTGAATGGAAAGGCTTTACACTCAAATGGTACGAGAGCCTTGCCGGCAACTCGATGCTTATTGATGCGGCTCTGAACTCTGTGCTCATAGGCGTTCTCTCCGCCACATCTGCCACAATCCTCGGTACACTCGGCGCAGTGGTTTTATACAGATACCGTTTCAGGGGTAAGAAGTCTCTTTACTCAATGATCTATATCGTAATCATGTCCCCAGACATCGTCATGGGCATATCCCTGCTGGTGCTTTTTGTTGTTGTGCATATTGAGCTCGGTTTCACATCCCTGCTTATGTCGCATATAACCTTCAACCTCCCCTTTGTTATCGTCACCGTATTCTCAAGGCTCAGCGGATTTGACAACGCTGTGATAGAGGCGGCGAAGGATCTCGGTGCAGGGGAGTTCACCGTATTCAGAAAGATCATACTGCCTATGACCCTGCCAGCCGTTGTTTCGGGTTGGCTTCTCAGCTTTACGCTGAGCATGGATGATGTGATAATCAGCTTTTTTGTAACCGGACCAAGCTTTGAGATACTCCCCCTTCGGATCTACTCTATGGTCCGGCTGGGAGTTAAACCGGAAGTAAACGCACTTTGTGCTATAATATTCATGGTGTCGCTGTTGATGGTAATAGCGTCACAAATTCTGATTAAGGAGAGGAGACGTTGAAAAGATTTCTTGTGCTGATGACGGTATTAATAACCGCACTCCCTGTATTTGCGGCTGATAAGGAGCTTTATCTGTATAACTGGACGGAGTACATGCCCGGCGAGGTGATCGAGCGTTTCCAGGATGAGACCGGAATCAAGGTTGTATACACCACCTACGACAGCAACGAAGCGATGTACGCAAAGCTCAAGCTCCTTTCCGGAAAGGGTTACGACCTTGCCGTTCCCTCAACATACTACGTGAACAAGATGCGCTCAGAGGGGCTTCTGCACAGGATCGATAAATCTAAGCTCAGCAACTTCGAAAACCTTGAAATAAGTCTCACAAACAAGGAGTACGACCCGGGCAATGAGTACAGCATTCCCTACCTTTGGGGGAGTACGGGTATATCCGTAAATACTGACAGGGTCAAGAATACAAACATAAACAGCTGGCTCGAGCTCTGGAAACCTGAGTATAAGGGGAAGGTTCTGCTCACCGATGATGTCCGGGAGGTTTTCCATATGGGGCTCACAGTCCTCGGTTATTCCGGAAACTCCACCAAAGAGAGCGAGATAAAGGCAGCCTATGAGAAGCTCAGGGAGCTTATGCCCAATGTTCTCCTCTTCAACTCCGAAGCTCCTAAGATCCCCTACATAACCGGTGAGGTTAATATCGGGATGAACTGGAACGGCGAATCATACACAGCCCACGAGGAAAACCCCGCCATCGAATATATCTACCCCAAGGAGGGTGTAATACTTTGGATGGACAACTTCGTCATCCCCAAAAACGCAGAGAATGTTGAGAATGCCCACAAATTTATAGATTTCGTCCTCCGCCCCGAGATCGCAAAGATCATCACGGAGGAGATAGGCTACGCCATCCCCAATGCGGAGGCGAAGAAACTTCTGGACGAAGAAATCAGAAATAATGAAACGATCTACCCCTCCGCAGAGACCATAGAAAAGGGGGAGTTCCAGATGGACGTCGGAGAGGCTATCACTATCTACGAGGAATACTGGGAAAAGCTTAAGACGGGGAACTAAGGTTCTGGTGCGCATGACCACGTAGGTCTACCACAAAAAAGCTATTCAGGTTGCGCCAGTAAGGGGCACTCAATGTGCCCCTCTACTAAGACATTACTCAAAATCACCGGAAGTTTGCTTGGTCTTCAACATATAAAACACAAAGGGGCACATAATGTGCCCCTTTTTATATAGTTTATTAACTTGACTAAACCAGTGTGCCGCCAGATGCGTACATCCTGTATCTGATATGAACATCCAGATACCGTTTATCAACTAGCGGATTAAAATCTTAATCCGCAACTTCTCTTATAAACCGCCCCGTTTACTTAAACTTCTTGGGACTGCAGAGCTGCTTTTCCTTCCTGGCGACACTCCCGCATTTACACTTGAACCTGGGTTTTCTATCCCCAAGCTTTTCTTCAGCTTCCCCTTCGGAAAGCTTGCACATCTTTGTCATCGGAGCACCTCCTTAAAGAAGACTTATATACTCCAATATAGTCGCAGGGGGTGTTTGTGCAATAGAAAAAATGAGGTAATGATCTATTCAATCCCGTTATCTATCATATCCTGCTGACAACCAAAGGGTTTTTCCTTAGAAGATGGCTGCACCTTTTCGTAGACATCCCCCCGCAGCTCCCAGGCTTTGGTATTATCCTCAAGGTTGCATTCGAGTATCTTTATGAGGAAGCGGCTCGCCTCCTTGTCCTTAACCTCAAATAGCTGTTCCACACGCCTGTCCATGTTTCTTTCCATCCAGTCCGCTGTGGAGATGAACACGCGGGGCTTGCCTCCGTTGTGGAAATATACGATCCGGGGGTGTTCAAGAAACCTTCCCACAATGCTGCGAACCTGAATATTCTCGCTAAGCCCCTTCTCGCCGGCGGTTATCCCGCAGATGCCTCTTATTATCATCTTTATCTTAACCCCCGCACGGGAGGCGTCGTATATCTTTTCCATCAGGGGCTTATCAATGAGTGAGTTCACCTTGACGATAACCTCCGCCTTCTTCCCCTTTCGGGCGTACTCCATCTCGTTATCGATAAACTCAAGGATCTTCGGCTTGATGTGGGTCGGGGCGGGATAGAGATGCTTCCATTGAACGTAGTCGGTATACCCCATCAGCATATTGAAGAGGTTCGCACACTCCTCACCCACCTCATCATCGGCGGTGAGATAGTCTATATCAGTATAAAGATTGGCTGTGGATTCGTTGTAATTTCCGGTGGAGAGATGATTATACCGAACGATCCTCCCCTGCTCCTTTCGAACGATCATAAGGTTTTTGGAATGTATCTTAAGCCCTGCGATACCATAGGTTACGATACACCCAGCCTCCTCAAGCTTTGTGGCCCACTCAACGTTTCTCTCTTCGTCAAAGCGTGCCTTAAGCTCGATTACCACGCAGACCTGCTTACCCGCCCTTGCGGCCTCGGCGAGGGATTCCATTATACTGGAGCCCTTGTTTGCACGGTAAAGCGTCATCTTAATGGAGAGAACATCACGATCCCTTGCGGCCACCCGAATCAAACCGGAGATGAGGGCAAAATCGTGGTAAGGGCGGTAGAATATGTAGTCCCTCTCCTTGATACGGTCGAAGATTGTTTCATCCGCTTTGAGTCCGTAAGGGATATAGGGTGTGTAGACCGGATAGGCCAGCTCCTTATTTTCGCCGCTCACAGCAAAAAGAAAGGTGAGATCCAGAGGCTTGTCCACCACATAAACATCCTCATCCTCGAAGTGGATATGCTCTTTAAGTATGCTGAAAACCTCATCAGGGGCACGTTTGTCTATCTCCACCCGAACAACGTTCCCCTTCTTTCTGGCAGGGAGCTTTTTCTGGATAAGCTTAAGCAGGTCCTCCGCCTCTTCCTCTTCAACGGAGAGGTCGGCGTTCCTGGTGAGTCGGAGCATATAGCTGTCCTTCACGTCGTAACCGGGGAAGACCCGCTGAAGATACTTTGCAATAATCTCCTCGGATGTCAGGAAATATGTTCTATGAAGCTTAACCTTGAAAACCCTCTGGAGGTTCTCCGGTATTATTATAATGCTGTAATGCTTTTTGCCATCCTTCTCAAGCTCCACAAAGATGCAGTGGCGCAGGTTATAGATAAAGGGGAAGGGGTTTGCCGAGCTCAGGGTAACGGGGGAAACGAGGGGCATTATCTCTTCGGTGAAGATAGATTCAACAATCTCTTCGAGATCCCCTTCAATATTCGGCTCTATAACGATATGGTGCTTTGCGCACTCCTTCTTTACACTGTTGAATATCGTCTGCTGATCCTTCACAAGCTTATGGCATATATCGGATATCTGGTGCAGAAGCTCTTCGGGGGTATGGCCGGATATGTCTGTTTTGGTATAGCCGGCATTAACCTGGTCCATAAGACCGGCGACACGGATCATAAAAAATTCGTCCAGATTGGACGAAAATATGGCAAGAAACTTCAGTTTTTCAAGGAGGGGCACACGCTCGTCCTCGGCCTCCCTGAGGACACGCTCATTAAAGCCAAGCCAGCTTATCTCCCTGTTGATAAAACGGTAATTACTCATAAAGAATCCTCGTCTCCAGTTCTATAGGTATACCGAAGGTCTCTATAAAAAGCTCCTTCTTCTGCTCGAACGTAATCTTCTCAAGGTATGGAACCTTCTTTGTCCTTGCGGATATAAGAATCCGGTTGTTCGCCACCTGAACATCGAAATCGATAATAAGCTGCATGTGGCTGGTATCAAGGGCATCCGCAATACGCAGCATGCTCTCAAGCTTACGTATAATCAGCTGGGTATCTATATCAAGATAGCTGAATCGCTTGCCGAGTGACTGCTCAGGCTCGTTTCGGTGCATAAGCACAAGGAATGCGACTATCGTAACCTGATCCTTGCTGAAACCGGGCATATCGAGTGCGTTTGCAATATAGTAGGAGTGTTCATGGTGCATCTTTGCATCGATAAAGTAGCCTATATCGTGGAGGATGGCCCCCGCTTCCAGAAGTATGCGCTCCTTGTTCCCCATGTTGTGCAGTTCGCTGAGGGAATCAAATAGCTTGGTGGCAAAACCGGCCACTGTTTTTGCATGGAGCTTATCGAAGTTGAACCGCTCCCCCATGAAATAGAGTGTTTTGCGAAGTCTGGTGTTAAAACCCGTATCATTAACCGACTTCGAGTAGTAGCGTGTCATGATATGGGGAAAGGTAAGACGGGAGAAACGGAGCCTGTCGGACTTAACGTAGCTGAGAAGCCGCAGATACATCTCAAGCATGGGAACAAGGACCTTCGCCTCGTTCATCCTGATGCCGAGATCCATCATATTCTCCTGGGAAGGTTTGTCCTTAACCTGTTCGTAGAGCTCTTCAAGCTGTTTGCGCATGAAGAAGTTATCCTCAGGCTTGAATATGCTGAGAAGGGTGTTAACCGAGCTTCCCGAGCAAACTATATACTTAATGCTCATATCCCCGCCGAGGGAAGAGCTTATGGTGGTAAACATCGTTTTCACATACTGCCTGTAGGCCTTGTGGCGGCTGTGGATGGGGATATGCTTGAATATCTCCCGCAGGCGCAGGCTCCCGTAGGGAAGGGTTCCGGAGAATATACTTACTCCGTCCTTGATTATATTCAATGAGACGTTACCGCTTGATATATTTGCGAAGATAACGCCCTTTCTCTCGTATTTATCGAAATCCGGTATATCGTTCTTAACGCCTATGTATTTAACATAGACCTCTTCGGAGGGGTCCACAACATCCAGCTTAATGCCGGTTTTCTGGAATATATGGTCTATGAGGAAATAACGGTTTCTCGCCTCACGCACACCGCTGGTGCAGACGCACTTGTAGTTCTTCTTAATTCCGAACTCGTCCAGCTTGTTGCGGAAGTTCTGCATTATCCGGGTGGCTTTGTACACATTATCAAGGGTGATGTAGCCCTTTGTGAACGTGTCCTTCCCAAGCCCGAGGGGCTTTACGAGGGTTTCAAGCACCCTCTCCTCCCCGTCACGATACTCGCAGATGATCATCCGGAAGGCACTGGCACCGATGTTGATTGAGGCAAAAAGTCCGTTTTTCATTTAAACACAATCTCTTTGTTAATTGTTTCCTCCAAGATGTCCTTCTTGATATCCACCTTCCTAAGTTCCATGGAAACATCCGCACCGGAGACGACCTTAATATTCATCTCCTTTTTGGATGACTTGATTTCCAGTTCCTTAACATGGGACCTGTGGGAACGGTCCAGGGCATCTGCTATGCGGAGTATTCCCGCAAGAACGGCAACCTTCTTCTTCTGAGAGGAGCTGAGACCCCTGTAGTATCTATGCTTTTCCTGCGGCCCCTTCTTTCTATGGTATCTGGCGATATTGCCTATAAGCACAATCTCGTCATGGTCATACCCGATGAGGTCGGAGTTCATAATAAGGTACTGCGAGTGTCTGTGGTGCTTGGAGTATGATATATAGTTGCCGATATCGTGGAGGAGTGCCGCAGCTTCAAGGAGCTGCCAGTCATCGGAAGTGAGCTTCTCCTCCTCTGCCACTGAATCAAAGAGCTTCTGGCAGAGCCTGCACACCTGCCTTGCATGACGCTCCTCAAAGAGGAACTTGTTCCCTATCTCTATGAGCCTTGAGTGTCGAATATCATCAAGGTTCTGCTGGAAGGGGAGCTCGATCCCCATGGAGTTGACAGTGTCGATGGTAAGCCCTGTACGCAGGCCGCCACTGAGGGTGTAAAAGCCCTCCCGCTCGGCATGCTCAAGGACGATATCCACCTGCATGGCGGCGGCAAGTATTATATCCGCCCTCTTCTCCTCCATACCTTCAACCTCGATACGCTCCTTGACACTCATGTTGCGGAAATCGCTGATGAAACGCTTGAGGTACTTTCGCTCAACGTACTTAACCGCCCTGTCGAGCCTCGCCTTCTTCTCAATATAGTTTATGGTGGCCAGGTTTCCCATGGAGCCGCCAGTGCATATTATTATATCGATCTTATCATCAATATTAAGCTTTTTAATCTCCTCACGGTAAAGATCCTTAAGCTCCTGCACTTCCGAGGACTTTGGAGGATCACCCTTGAGGTACTGCCTCGTGAGACGGTTGCACCCAAGCTCAAGGGAGACAGCCCGCTCCAGTACACCTTTGCGTACAAAGGAATATTCCGCACTTCCGCCCCCGATATCAAGAACGAGTGCATTGTACTTGGTGAGCTGAAAGTTTGCCGTTGCGGCTATACACGTGAACCTCGCCTCGTCTTCACCGCTGATAACCTCAACGTTGAAACCGCAGGTTTCACGAATCTTATCGATAACCTCTTCGAAGTTATCCGCACCCCTGAAGGAAGCGGTGGCTACAGCACGGATGGTGTCCACCTTCCAGTGCTCCACGATACTGCGAACCTCACGCAGGCTCGCCAGAAGACGCTCAAGGGCGGGCTCTGTTATCCTGCCGTAGTTAAAAACCTCATCGCCAAGACGTACTGATTCCTTATATTCCTCAACTACTTTATAGCTTTTATCCTTTAATTCTGAGACCTGAAGTCGCACAGTATTACTGCCAATATCAACAACAGCGACACTCGTTAAATCAAGCTGAAGCATTCTCACTCCTAATAGCAATACGTGTCCCCATGAAAGGGACTGATCAGCATACAGATTCGTATACACCGGTTATAAAGATGCAATAACGATGTTAAATGTTTGTCAGGTGATATCAGAGAATAGCCTCAAGCTCTTCCCAGAGTGTTTTATACGCTCTGGAAGCCCTGCACCACGGGCTGAAAGCCCCCACCGGTTCACGGTTTGTCCCCATACGCTCAACATCTGCAGAATAGGGGATGAAGCTTTCAAGAAGCTTAATCCGCTTTATACCCGGATCCTCCATAACCTCCCTGTGGATCTTCTTCCTTCTATCCACCATAGAGAAGAACAGAGCGGGGCGAACCTTCTTCATATCATTCTCTTTGAGGTATGAAGTGAGCATCTCGCTTGTTCTCTGGGAGAGAACAGTGGGTATTATCGGAACGGCAAGAATGTCTGCCGCCTGGATAAGAGCCTCTGAGAGAAGTGTTATCCCGGGGGGTGCATCAAGTATAACAACATCGTACTCATCCTGTAAAGGCTTCAGAATATCCCCAATGCGCTTCTTCGACTTATCCTCCGCATCGAGAAATATATCCAGCTTCCGGTAAGAGAAGTCGGAGGGGATAATGTCGAGGTTCTCATAGTCCGTCGCCTTGATATCATCATCGATATCACGCTTACCCTGAACGGTCTTTTTTATACCCTTCTTTATCTTCGGCTTAACACGGAAATAAAAGGTAGCCGCCGCCTGGGGGTCGAGATCCCATATAAGAACCTTCTTACCCGCCTTAGCGGCATAATATGCCAGATTAACCGAGGCGGCTGTCTTTCCGACACCCCCCTTAATACTGTAAACTGCGATTGTTTTCATTTTTTCAACATCTCTTCCACTTTATTCTGCATCTTTTCACGGATAAACCTCTTCACTAGTCCGAGGCCTTTCATCCTCTCCTCCATCTGTTTTTCGGAGAGTATCTTTATAAGATAGCCAGCCGCCATGGATACCGGCGCCGGATCATCTACCTTCTGCTTCACTTCCTCCACAAAGGTATAGAGCTCCTCCTGCTGAACCTCATAGTCCTGGTGCGAACCGAGGGAGTCCTGCAGTTTTTTCAGCTCTGATATAAATTTTGAGGAATCCTTCCCCGGGTAAAGCACACCAAAAAACTCAAGGAGATAACGAAGTTTTTTGCAGTCTATGCGTATCTTGTGATAGTCATCCGCAGGAGAATCCTCTGAGAGTTTACCACCCTTTTTAATGACTTTTCCATAAGCTTTAGCTATACCCTCAGCAGCCAGCTCCCGAACAGGCATAGCGCCCTTTTCGGTTCTTTCGGCATCCATTCCGCCTGTGAGGAAGCTGCGCCAATCCTCTTTTATCTTATGATATTCAGAGGATTCCAGATATTCGGCAAGGCTCTTCTGTTCCCTTTTTCTGGTCTGCTCAAGCATCTTCTCCAGAGGCTCAAGGCCGTTTTCCATGGATAGGGGGAGAAGCTCCCTGTACTCCTGCATCATATGGGCGTAAACATCCAGATCCCTGGGCTGGTTCGTAACCTTCTGCACGTCCTTAAAATCCGCCCGGAATCTGTTTGTAATCCCCTCAGGGAAAACACCCTTAAGCATGGCAAGGGCGGAGCGTGTCCTGCGGACGGATACTCGGAAATCGTGTAGGAACTCTATATCGAGCCCGAGCTTTGTTCCCTCCTCATTCATCTCAATTATTTCGAGAAGATCCAGAAGGAAAGATTTAACAGCATCCTCGGCGGGCATCTCAGGTTCATCCGGTGCAGAGACCTTCGTGCTGTAAGCTCTGGGGTCAAGACCGGAAAGGGTTATGAAGGTGCTGAACTCATCCTCGATAATATCGCCGAACCCGAGTCTTTTAAGAGCTTTATCCGCCTTTTTAAACTCAGCAGAATAGCCCCTGAGCTCCTGCAGTGAAACCGTATCGAGCTGGGCATCGGTGCTTTTCATTGTTTTGAAAAGGTACCTGGCAACGGTCTTCCCCTCATCATCGAGAACACTCGCACAATACTGCTTCTCTGTGTAGCTTAGCTTTTCAAGGAGAACTCTGGGGTCGATAACCGGACAAACAATATCCGCCAGCGGGCTGTCCGGGAGGTCGGAGCAGGATAAAGGTATCTTTGAGACACGGTTCTCCTCAAAGATCCCATCGCCGTGAAGTTCCAGCAACCTGGGTGAGTAAATGAGCGTTAACCCGGCACGTGCAAGGAGCCAGTCAAAGGCGTCAATGAGTATGCACTCCCTCTCTTCCGTCTCGGAAACACTCAGTTCATAGGGGGTAAGAGCCTCTTTAAGGCTCTCAAAGTCGATTCTTTCGATACGCTTAGTGATATTTCTCAAGGCATTTCCTTCAGCACAGTAACACCTTCTGCTGAACGAGGTTGACCAGAAATCTGTTTTCAACATGACAGATAGAGCCTTTCTTAAGGACAACATTCATCGCACTGCCGGAAATATAGTAGGATATAAATTCGGACATATCCGGCTCATGCCCGACAAAGGCAACTGTTTCGTACGATGAGTATTTCTGCACCATTTCCATGTAGTCGGAAACGGAGGCTCCGGGGTTTAGCTTGGGCTCCCTGTGTATTTGAAGCCCTGTCAGTTCGGTGATAATCTCTGCGGTCTGTACGGATCTTACAGCCTCGGAAGAAATCAGGATATCCGGCTCGGGATAAAGCTCAAAGAAGTTCTTGAAAGCCTTCTCCCCTCTTGTTACACCCTTTTCAACCAGCGGCCTTTCGAGATCAGAACCTTTCCAGTCGTAACGTTCGGCAGCATGTCCGTGCCTTATGAAGTATTGTCGCATCCGTTCACCTTATATTAGAATATCATTATAATTGCTGTTTTAACAGCATTTTTAAAACTATTTTCGAGCTTTTAGGCCGAATTTTCCAGATATTTTGATATTTTGACATTTTCTTAACGTTTTATACCTATAAAATATATTCAATAATTATCCCACCTTGTAGAATTTCAGTATGATTACATAAAAAGTAGCCTTATAGTTGAAGTAGTTGTGTGTATAATGTGAAATAATCTTAAAATGTACAGGGAGGTTTTCTTCTTGAG from the Limisalsivibrio acetivorans genome contains:
- a CDS encoding Ppx/GppA phosphatase family protein, coding for MLQLDLTSVAVVDIGSNTVRLQVSELKDKSYKVVEEYKESVRLGDEVFNYGRITEPALERLLASLREVRSIVEHWKVDTIRAVATASFRGADNFEEVIDKIRETCGFNVEVISGEDEARFTCIAATANFQLTKYNALVLDIGGGSAEYSFVRKGVLERAVSLELGCNRLTRQYLKGDPPKSSEVQELKDLYREEIKKLNIDDKIDIIICTGGSMGNLATINYIEKKARLDRAVKYVERKYLKRFISDFRNMSVKERIEVEGMEEKRADIILAAAMQVDIVLEHAEREGFYTLSGGLRTGLTIDTVNSMGIELPFQQNLDDIRHSRLIEIGNKFLFEERHARQVCRLCQKLFDSVAEEEKLTSDDWQLLEAAALLHDIGNYISYSKHHRHSQYLIMNSDLIGYDHDEIVLIGNIARYHRKKGPQEKHRYYRGLSSSQKKKVAVLAGILRIADALDRSHRSHVKELEIKSSKKEMNIKVVSGADVSMELRKVDIKKDILEETINKEIVFK
- a CDS encoding ParA family protein — encoded protein: MKTIAVYSIKGGVGKTAASVNLAYYAAKAGKKVLIWDLDPQAAATFYFRVKPKIKKGIKKTVQGKRDIDDDIKATDYENLDIIPSDFSYRKLDIFLDAEDKSKKRIGDILKPLQDEYDVVILDAPPGITLLSEALIQAADILAVPIIPTVLSQRTSEMLTSYLKENDMKKVRPALFFSMVDRRKKIHREVMEDPGIKRIKLLESFIPYSADVERMGTNREPVGAFSPWCRASRAYKTLWEELEAIL
- a CDS encoding CHAD domain-containing protein, whose amino-acid sequence is MRNITKRIERIDFESLKEALTPYELSVSETEERECILIDAFDWLLARAGLTLIYSPRLLELHGDGIFEENRVSKIPLSCSDLPDSPLADIVCPVIDPRVLLEKLSYTEKQYCASVLDDEGKTVARYLFKTMKSTDAQLDTVSLQELRGYSAEFKKADKALKRLGFGDIIEDEFSTFITLSGLDPRAYSTKVSAPDEPEMPAEDAVKSFLLDLLEIIEMNEEGTKLGLDIEFLHDFRVSVRRTRSALAMLKGVFPEGITNRFRADFKDVQKVTNQPRDLDVYAHMMQEYRELLPLSMENGLEPLEKMLEQTRKREQKSLAEYLESSEYHKIKEDWRSFLTGGMDAERTEKGAMPVRELAAEGIAKAYGKVIKKGGKLSEDSPADDYHKIRIDCKKLRYLLEFFGVLYPGKDSSKFISELKKLQDSLGSHQDYEVQQEELYTFVEEVKQKVDDPAPVSMAAGYLIKILSEKQMEERMKGLGLVKRFIREKMQNKVEEMLKK
- a CDS encoding SixA phosphatase family protein, whose protein sequence is MRQYFIRHGHAAERYDWKGSDLERPLVEKGVTRGEKAFKNFFELYPEPDILISSEAVRSVQTAEIITELTGLQIHREPKLNPGASVSDYMEMVQKYSSYETVAFVGHEPDMSEFISYYISGSAMNVVLKKGSICHVENRFLVNLVQQKVLLC